The following proteins are co-located in the Procambarus clarkii isolate CNS0578487 chromosome 4, FALCON_Pclarkii_2.0, whole genome shotgun sequence genome:
- the LOC123750946 gene encoding uncharacterized protein, translated as MCVEAILFEEVISTGSSSSSYKTSPNMDLPSTSNGLQGKFLRRCTNCKQCVHVRSNVCKFCQCDFRNSRELMKKEEEARFLLKGKKALERNTASRVLRRIENQLTYLRGCGYESIVIYYKKGPARVTHGILPNNVIQEEDKKIFTTNFFLSRTRKLDADKLTLGSEGDSDNALEKKS; from the exons atgtgtgttgaagctattctctttgaagaagtcatctcgacaggatcttccagctccagctataaaacttcaccaaacatggatctacctagtacatcaaatg gtcttcagggaaaattcttgaggagatgcacaaactgcaaacaatgtgtgcatgtccgaagcaatgtttgcaagttctgccagtgtgacttccgaaacagtagagaattaatgaagaaagaagaggaagcccgttttctacttaaaggcaagaaggctttagaacgaaatacagcaagccgggttctacgaaggattgaaaatcag cTAACATATCTGCGTGGCTGTGGGTATGAATCAATCGTTATCTATTACAAGAAAGGACCAGCACGGGTGACGCATGGTATCCTACCAAACAACGTAATAcaagaagaggacaagaagatcttcaccactaacttctttttgt cacgcacaaggaagcttgatgcagataaacttacattaggatcagaaggtgatagcgataatgccctggaaaaaaaatcctga